In the Vitis vinifera cultivar Pinot Noir 40024 chromosome 2, ASM3070453v1 genome, one interval contains:
- the LOC100252219 gene encoding protein NRT1/ PTR FAMILY 7.3 translates to MASLEVSKEVKFKAGEEACTLDGTVDCRGNPAIRSRSGKWFAGIIILLNQGLATLAFFGVGVNLVLFLTRVLQQNNADAANNVSKWTGTVYIFSLVGAFLSDSYWGRYKTCAIFQVIFVIGLVSLSLSSYIFLVKPEGCGNEDSPCPSHSSLEIGLFYLSIYLVALGNGGYQPNIATLGADQFDEEDPKEGHSKVAFFSYFYLALNLGSLFSNTILSYLEDEGMWALGFWVSAGSAFLALILFLGGTPRYRHFKPSGNPLSRFCQVMVAAMRKFRVEMPPSAEDLYEGDGKECSNNSIRRILHTDGFKFLDRAAFISSKDSDNQEQGFYNQWRLCPITQVEEVKCILRLIPIWLCTIIYSVVFTQMASLFVEQGAAMKTTVSNFRIPPASMSSFDILSVAAFIFLYRRVLDPLVGRIRKTDTKGLTELQRMGIGLIIAIIAMIAAGIVECYRLKYAQKDCTNCEGSSSLSIFWQVPQYAFIGASEVFMYVGQLEFFNAQTPDGLKSFGSALCMTSISLGNYVSSLLVTMVMKISTEDHMPGWIPGNLNKGHLDRFYFLLATLTALDLVVYVACAKWYKCIKMEDRANEYGV, encoded by the exons ATGGCAAGCTTAGAGGTGTCCAAGGAG GTGAAGTTCAAAGCAGGAGAAGAAGCATGCACTCTTGATGGAACAGTGGATTGCCGTGGCAACCCTGCAATCCGATCAAGGAGTGGAAAATGGTTTGCAGGAATCATCATACTCT TGAATCAAGGTCTGGCAACTCTAGCATTCTTCGGGGTTGGGGTGAACTTGGTGCTGTTCCTGACCAGGGTCTTACAACAAAACAATGCTGATGCTGCTAACAATGTCAGCAAATGGACTGGGACTGTCTACATTTTCTCTCTTGTTGGGGCATTCCTTAGTGATTCTTACTGGGGAAGATACAAAACTTGTGCAATCTTTCAGGTCATCTTTGTCATA GGTTTGGTGTCATTATCTCTGTCATCATACATTTTCTTGGTCAAACCTGAAGGCTGTGGAAATGAAGACTCTCCATGTCCGTCCCATTCAAGCTTGGAGATAGGGTTATTTTACCTATCTATCTACTTGGTTGCCCTAGGAAATGGAGGGTATCAACCTAATATTGCTACACTTGGGGCTGATCAGTTTGATGAGGAAGACCCCAAGGAGGGACACTCAAAAGTGGCCTTTTTCAGCTACTTCTACCTAGCATTGAACCTGGGTTCCCTATTCTCAAACACCATATTGAGTTACTTAGAGGATGAAGGGATGTGGGCTCTGGGGTTCTGGGTGTCTGCAGGCTCTGCCTTTCTAGCACTGATTCTCTTTCTGGGTGGAACCCCAAGGTACAGACACTTCAAGCCCAGTGGCAACCCTCTCTCCAGGTTTTGCCAAGTGATGGTTGCCGCAATGAGGAAATTCAGGGTCGAGATGCCCCCAAGTGCAGAAGACCTATACGAAGGAGATGGAAAGGAGTGCTCCAACAACAGCATCAGAAGGATACTCCACACAGATGGATTCAA GTTCTTGGATCGAGCTGCATTTATCTCATCTAAGGATTCCGACAACCAGGAGCAGGGCTTTTACAACCAGTGGCGACTCTGCCCCATCACACAAGTTGAAGAAGTGAAATGCATACTGAGACTAATCCCAATATGGCTGTGCACCATAATCTACTCAGTGGTCTTTACCCAGATGGCCTCACTCTTTGTGGAGCAGGGTGCTGCCATGAAAACTACAGTCTCAAACTTCCGAATCCCTCCTGCAAGCATGTCTAGCTTTGACATCCTGAGCGTGGCAGCTTTCATCTTTCTCTACAGGAGAGTTCTTGATCCACTGGTGGGCAGAATTAGAAAGACAGACACTAAAGGGCTTACTGAGCTACAAAGAATGGGAATTGGACTGATTATAGCTATAATAGCAATGATCGCAGCTGGAATTGTGGAGTGCTACAGACTGAAGTATGCCCAAAAAGACTGCACAAACTGTGAAGGGTCGAGCTCCTTGAGCATCTTTTGGCAAGTCCCACAGTATGCATTCATAGGAGCTTCGGAAGTGTTCATGTACGTGGGGCAGCTGGAGTTCTTCAACGCGCAGACACCTGATGGGCTAAAGAGCTTTGGAAGTGCTCTGTGCATGACATCAATCTCACTGGGGAACTATGTGAGTAGCCTGCTTGTGACAATGGTGATGAAGATCTCAACCGAAGATCACATGCCTGGATGGATCCCGGGAAATCTGAACAAGGGTCACCTGGACAGGTTTTACTTCCTCCTAGCCACCTTGACAGCATTAGATTTGGTGGTGTATGTAGCATGTGCAAAGTGGTACAAATGTATCAAGATGGAAGACAGAGCAAATGAGTATGGAGTCTGA